CGCTTCTGGCAGGGCGACAAGGCGGCGCTGCGCACGCTGCACGAGGTCGTCGAGACGGTGACGCAGCTGATGGCCCCGCTGACCCCGTTCATCACCGAGCGGGTGTGGCAGGACCTGATCGTTCCGGTCACTCCGGGTGCCCCGGAGTCGGTCCACCTGTCGACCTGGCCCGAGGCGGACCTCACCGCCATCGACCCGGAGCTGTCGAAGCAGATGGTCCTGGTGCGCCGGCTCGTGGAGCTGGGCCGTGCCACGCGCGCGGAGTCGGGCGTCAAGACCCGTCAGCCGCTGTCCCGCGCCCTGATCGCGGCGACGGGCTTCGACGCGCTGGACTCCGAACTGCGCACGCAGATCACGGAGGAACTGAACGTCGAGTCCCTGGCGACGCTGAGCGAGGTCGGCGGCTCCCTGGTCGACACCACCGCGAAGGCCAACTTCCGCGCGCTGGGAAAGCGGTTCGGCAAGCGCGTCCAGGACGTGGCCAAGGCCGTCGCGAACGCGGACGCGGCCGCGCTGTCCCTGGCCCTGCGCGAGGGCACGGCGTCGGTGGAGGTCGACGGCGAGACCATCACGCTCGCTCCCGACGAGGTGATCATCACGGAGACGCCGCGCGAGGGCTGGTCGGTGGCGTCCGACGCGGGTGCGACGGTCGCCCTGGATCTGGAGATCACGGAGGAGCTCCGCCGTGCGGGCCTGGCCCGTGACGCGATCCGCCTGATCCAGGAGGCCCGCAAGAACAGCGGCCTCGACGTGGCCGACCGCATCGCACTGCGCTGGATGGCCACGGACCCGGCGACGGTCGCGGCCCTCACCGACCACGCCGACCTGATCGCCGACGAGGTCCTGGCGACGGACTTCGCCCAGGGCGACGCGGACGACAGCTACGGCAGCCCGTTCACGGACGAGGGCCTGACGCTGACGTTCCGCCTGCGCAAGGCGTAACCCACAGGGCGTAACCACAGACCGAAGGCCCGGACCCGCCAAAGATCTTGGTGGGTCCGGGCCTTCGGCGTTGCGTGCGCACGAACACGGTTGCGTACGCACGAACGCGGTTGCTGTGCACGAGCGCGTGCGGCAGAAGGGCGGGGCCCCGGGTTCAACCCGGGGCCCCGCCCTGAACGCTGCCGACGTCTACGCCGTACTACTGGCCATCAGGCCGTCAGTTGTCATCCTCGTCGATCAGGAAGCCCCGCATGGGCGAGGGCGCCTGACCCATAGGCGACGGGCCCTGCGGACGCACCGGCGCCATCGGCTGGGTCATCGCCGGGGACATCTGCTGCTGACCGCCGTAGGACGGACCGGACTGCGAGGGGCCGCCGCCCATCGTCTGGTTGCCACCGCCGTACGACGGGGCACTCGCGCCGGCCGGTGCCATGGAAGGCGCCGGGGACGGCGGGAGGGAGGCGGTCGCCGGAGTACGCGGCGGGGCCAGCGAGTCGTCGGCCTGGGTCTCCAGCTGGCGCAGCTGCGACTCCAGGTACGACTTCAGGCGCGTGCGGTACTCGCGCTCGAAGCCGCGCAGGTCCTCGACCTTGCGCTCCAGCGTGGCGCGGGCGGACTCCAGGGAGCCCATCGCGACGCGGTGCTTCTCCTGCGCGTCCCGCTCCAGGGCATCGGCCTTGGCACGGGCGTCACGCTCCAGACCCTCGGCACGCGAACGCGCCTCGCCGACGATCTTGTTGGCTTCGGAACGGGCCTCGGCGATCGCCTGGTCGGCGGTCTGCTGGGCCAGCGAGAGGACACGGGCGGCGCTGTCGCCACCGGGGCCTCCTTGACCGGGGCCGCCCATCGGACCGCCCATGGGGCCGCCCATCGGACCACCCATCTGCTGCTGCATGGGGGGCTGCCCCATCGGGCCGGGACCGCCCGGACCCTGGCCCATCGGGCCGGGACCCTGCGGGCCACCCTGACCGCCGGGACCGGCGGGCAGCTGCGGGGCACCGCTCGGCAGCTGGGGCGGACCACCCATGGGGCCACCCATCTGCTGCTGCGGCGGGCCCGATATGCCGGCGGGTACGGGACCACCAGGACCGCGCATGCCCTGCTGCTGCTGTTGCTGCTGCTGATCCTGCTGCTCCGGAGGCTTGCGCATGTTCTGCTGATTCTGGGCAGCAGCACGCGTCGCCGCGGCCAGCTTGGCGCGCAGGTCCTCGTTCTCGCGGAGCAGGCGGGTCAGTTCGGCTTCGACCTCGTCGAGGAAGGCATCGACCTCGTCCTCGTCATAGCCTTCTCGGAGGCGGACGGTCGTGAACTGCTTGTTCCGCACGTCCTCGGGGGTCAACGGCATCTCTTCACCTCAACGTAGTCGTCGGCATTCGGCAAGACCGTAGTTCACATCGCTCACAGCCGGCTCACGATCGAGATCAGGATGTAGACGATGATCATCAGCACGAAGAAGGACAGGTCGAGCGCCACGCCCCCGAGACGCAGCGGCGGAATGAACCGCCGCAGAAGCTTGAGCGGTGGATCCGTGACAGTGTAGGTGGCCTCCAGAACGACCACCATCGCCTTGCCTGGTTGCCATGAGCGGGCGAACTGGAAGACGTAGTCCATGACCAACCGGAAGATGAGCACGATGAGGAAGCACATCAGCGCGATGTAGACGACATCCAGTACCACGCTCATGACCTCTTGCTTCCCTCTCCCCTGTGCCCTGCTGTTCCTGCTGCTTCCGGTGTTACGTCTCAGCTCTGGTTGAAGAACCCGCCCTCTGCGATGCGGGCCTTGTCCTCCGCCGTGACATCGACGTTAGCAGGCGACAACAGGAACACCTTCTGCGTCACCCGCTCGATACTGCCGTGAAGACCAAACACCAAACCGGCCGCAAAGTCGACAAGTCGCTTCGCATCTGTGTCATCCATCTCAGTCAGATTCATGATCACCGGGGTGCCCTCACGGAAGTGTTCCCCGATGGTACGGGCCTCGTTGTAGGTCCGTGGGTGGAGCGTGGTGATCCGGTAAGGCTCTCGTTCGGACACGACCTTGGGCATGATCACCGGTGCGTTCTTCTCCAGACTTGCGCGTTCTTGTGTGATGGATGCCACGGGCGCGATGCGCGCCGGGCGGCCGGATTCCGCGGGTAGCGAAGCGGAACGGGCGGCCGGTTCACGAGGTGCGGACGGCTGTACGACTCGTACCTCTTCGTCCCTTTGGGGCTGATGTGAGCCGTGCGGCTGGTGGGACGGCTCGTGCCGTCGGTGGTCCCGCTCGGGCTCCGGGTCCAGTTCGGGTTCGAAGTCGTCGTCGGGGTCGAATCCGCGGCCGTCGTACCCATCGTCCTCCACGAGGCCGAGGTAGACCGCCATCTTGCGCATCGCGCCGGCCATGCTCTGAGTCCTCCGCTCTGTGGTGGATCGGCTGACGACTGCCAAGTGCCCGCGATCCACGAGGTCCTTGAATCCGCCTATCGGCGGCAATGACCATATTTTCTGCTGTGGTCCGACTTCCTGGCGACGTTACCCGAGCCTGGGGCGGACTCCGAGTACCGCGCTGCCGACGCGCACATGTGTCGCTCCGGCCGCCACGGCCTGTTCGAGGTCCGCACTCATCCCTGCCGAGACCATGGTGGCAGCCGGATGACTCCGGCGCAGGTCGGTCGACAAATCCATCAACCGCCCGAACGCCGCCTGTTCGCGTCCCGCGTACTCCCCGGTGAGCGGTGCGACGGTCATCAGTCCGGCGAGCCGCAGTCCCGGTGCCTCGGCGACGAGGTCGGCCAACTCTTCGATTCCCGCGGGCGCCACGCCTCCCCGCTCGCCCCGCGCGCTCTCGCCGGCGTCAAGTGCGACCTGGATGAGACACCCGAGCTCGCGTCCGGCGCGGACGGCCTCCTTCGACAGAGCCGTGACGAGCTTGGAACGATCGACGGACTGCACGAAGTCCGCGTATCCGACCACGGATCGCACCTTGTTGGTCTGAAGTTGACCGACAAAATGCCAAGTAAGGGGCAGATCCGAGCAATCGGCGGCCTTCGGTGCCGCGTCCTGGTCGCGGTTCTCGGCGACGTGCCGCACACCGAGTTCCGAGAGGATCCGCACATCGGTCGCGGGATAGGTCTTGGTGACCACGATCAGGGTCACCTCTTCGCGCCCCCGCCCGGCGGCCGCGCACGCGTCGGCGATGCGCCGTTCCACCTTCGCCAGATTCGCGGCGAGTTCGTCCTTGCGGTCCGTCATGCCCATCAGTCCAGCCACACATAACCCGCGAGCCGACCGGTGGTGCGGTCGCGGCGGTACGAGAAGTGATCGTCCGACTCCAGCGTGCACACCGGCGACTGCGCCCGGTCACACACCCCGAGCCGTTCCAGTTGTGCGTGCACTCCGGCGCTCACGTCGACCGCCGGTGTGCCCCAACTCGTCTCGGCGTACGCCGCCGGCTCGATGGCGGACACCTCGGCGCGCATCGCCTCGGGCACTTCGTAACACCGGCCGCAGACGGTGGGGCCGGTGCGGGCGACGATCCGGGACGGCTCGGCGCCCAGGTCCGTCATCGCGCGTAGCGCGGCCGGGACGACTCCGGCGATCATGCCGGGGCGGCCCGCGTGGGCCGCAGCGGCGATCCCGGCGACGGGGTCGGCGAGCAGCACGGGCACGCAGTCGGCGGTGAGCACCGCGAGGGCGAGCCCGCGCCGCGTCGTGACGATCGCGTCGACCGACGGAATATCGGGCGAAGATCCCCACGGCCCGTCCACCACCGCCACGTCGGCCCCGTGCACCTGGTTCATCCAGACCACCCGGTCCGGCTCGACGCCCAGGGACTTGGCGGCCAGTTCGCGGTTGGTGCGTACGGCGTCGGGGTCGTCACCGACCGCCCCGCCGAGATTGAGCTCCTCATACGGAGCGGCGCTCACCCCGCCCCACCGATCGGTGAAGGCGAAGTGGGCGCCGCTCACGCTTTCGCGCTGTCCTATCACGTCAGAAGGATCACTTGAGGAAGTCCGGTACGTCCAGTTCCTCGGCCGCGCTGTCCGAGTAGGTCCGCGGCGCCGGCGGGACCGGCGGGGCGACCGGGATGTCGTTGACCGGCTCCGGAGCGGGCTCCGGGTCCTCCTTCGGGGTCACGCTGCCGAGCGAACCGAAGGACGGGCGGGACTCGGTCTGCCGTGCCGGGGCCGGCTCCTCGCGCTTGACCGAGGACGAGCCGAGGACGTTGTCCCGCTTGGAAGGCGGCTGGCCGCCGTCGAAACCGGCCGCGATCACGGTGACCCGGACCTCGTCGCCCAGGGCGTCGTCGATCACCGCGCCGAAGATGATGTTGGCCTCGGGGTGGGCGGCCTCGCTCACCAGCTGGGCGGCCTCGTTGATCTCGAACAGGCCGAGGTCCGAACCACCGGAGATGGAGAGCAGCACACCGCGGGCGCCGTCGATGGACGCCTCCAGCAGCGGCGAGGAGATCGCCATCTCGGCGGCGGCCACCGCGCGGTCGTCGCCGCGGGCCGAGCCGATACCCATCAGGGCCGAGCCGGCCTCGGACATGACCGACTTGACGTCGGCGAAGTCGAGGTTGATGAGGCCCGGGGTGGTGATGAGGTCGGTGATGCCCTGGACACCGGAGAGCAGGACCTGGTCGGCCGACTTGAAGGCGTCCAGCACCGAGACCTGGCGGTCCGAGATGGACAGCAGCCGGTCGTTCGGGATGACGATCAGGGTGTCGACCTCTTCGCGGAGCTCGGCGATGCCGTCCTCGGCCTGGTTCGCGCGGCGCCGTCCCTCGAAGGTGAACGGGCGCGTCACCACACCGATGGTGAGGGCACCGAGCGAGCGGGCGATGTTGGCCACGACGGGTGCGCCGCCGGTGCCGGTGCCGCCGCCTTCACCGGCTGTCACGAAGACCATGTCGGCCCCCTTGAGGACCTCCTCGATCTCCTCGCGGTGGTCCTCGGCGGCCTTGCGGCCCACGGCCGGGTTGGCTCCGGCGCCGAGTCCGCGGGTGAGTTCACGGCCGACGTCCAGCTTGACGTCGGCGTCGCTCATCAACAGAGCTTGCGCGTCGGTGTTGATGGCGATGAACTCGACGCCCTTGAGACCGACCTCGATCATCCGGTTGATGGCATTGACACCACCGCCGCCGACACCGATGACTTTGATGACTGCGAGGTAGTTCTGCGGTGCTGCCACGTCGAAGGCCTCTCGCCTCGAGTTACGTGTCGCCGAATCACCGTGGCGCGCTGCGCCCCGCGACCCGACGACTGATGCCGAATGGGACGGTCCGTATCGCCGACCCGAACCCTAACCCTGAAGTTTAGGGTTACCAGTGTGTCTGTTCCTTGGAGTCTTCTGAACAGGACACTAAGTCGACAAGTGGCGCACGTTCAACGAACACGCCGAACCTCCCGTTTTTCTTTTCACCCTATGTGATCAGCCGTAGCACTGCCCAACCAGGGTGCTGGCCTGCGCGGATGTGCGTCAACTCCCTGATGACGCGGGCGCGGTGGGAACACTCACGTCGAAGTACCGCGCACCGGGCGAGGCTTTCATCAGGGCGGTGAGCGTACGGGCCTTCGCGGCACCCTGCTCGCTGCTCCCCCAGACGACCGTACGGCCGTTCCGCAACTCCAGCGAGATGTCGTCGTAGGAACGGACCTTGACGGTCCGTGTGTCGCGGGCGACGGCGGCCGGAACGGCACGGGCGACGCCGACCGCCTCGCGCACCAGCCGGGACTCACCGAAGCGGCGCAGGCTGGCGGCGGCGGAGCTGGACCGGGAGAGCGTCAATTCCAGTGCGGGCACGCCTTTCGGCGCCTTGGAAACCGTGGCGAAACGGACACCCTCATCGTCCACTTCGACGAACTTTCCGCCCTTTTGGACAATCAGAACCGGAGTCCGCTCGACCACTTTCAGGTCGATTCCCGTGGGCCAGGAACGGGCCACGTCAACCGAGTCAATTCGGGGCAATTTCTGACGCAGTCGCGTCTCGATCGCTTCGGTGTCGACGGAAATCAGCGGTTTCCCGAGGGGGACGTCGGCGGCCGCCTCGACCTGAGCCGGCGTCAGGACACGTGTCCCCGACACGGAGACCTGCTCGGCGCGCAGCCAGTCGGAGCCGTAGAACAGCCACACCGTCGGGATGCCGAGGAACACCAGGACGAGACCCAGGATGACGATCGCGCGAAGCCGGGCCCGCCTCGACCTCAGGAGGGGCGGCGGGCCGGACGACTGCTGCTGGCGTTCACCGCGCTCGGCGGTGGTCGATCCGGCCACGCTCCCTGCCTTCCGTCATACAGTCCTAGCGGTGTGCACGGCTGGCGGCGATCGCCTCGTACACCATGCCGACGAGCAGGTCGTCGGCGTCCCGGCGGCCGAACTCGGCGGCGGCGCGGGACATCTGGTACAGCCGGTGCGGGTCGGCGAGCACGGGCAGGACGTTCTGCTGGACCCACTCGGGGGTCAGCTCCGCGTCGTCGACCAGCAGACCGCCGCCGGCCTTGACCACCGGCTGGGCGTTGAGCCGCTGTTCGCCGTTGCCGATGGGCAGCGGAACGTAGGCGGCCGGGAGCCCGACGGCGGAGAGCTCGGCGACGGTCATCGCGCCCGCGCGGCACAGCATCATGTCGGCCGCGGCGTACGCGAGGTCCATCCGGTCCAGGTAACTTACCGGGATGTAGGGGGGCATTCCCGGCATCTGCTGGACGCGCAACAGTTCGTTCTTCGGTCCCACCGCGTGCAGGATCTGGATTCCGGCCTGCTGGAGCCAGGGCGCGACCGTCTGCACGACCTCGTTCAGGCGGCGGGCGCCCTGGGAGCCGCCGGAGACCAGCAGCGTGGGCAGGTTCGGGTCGAGCCCGAACGCGGCACGGGCCTCGGGGCGCACGGCGGCCCGGTCCAGGGTGGCGATGGAGCGGCGCAGCGGGATGCCGATGTAGCGGGCGCCCCGCAGCTTGCTGTCCGGGGTGGAGACGGCGACCTGGCTGGCGTACCGCGAGCCGATCTTGTTGGCCAGGCCCGGGCGGGCGTTGGCCTCGTGGATGACGATCGGCACGCCCAGGCGCTTGGCCGCGAGGTAGCCGGGCAGGGCGACGTAGCCGCCGAAGCCGACCACGGCGTCCGCCTTGGTGCGCTCCAGGATCTGCTCGGTCGCCTTGATGGTGCCGCGCAGTCGGCCCGGGACGGTGATCAGCTCGGGGGTGGGCTTGCGTGGCAGCGGTACGGCGGGGATCAGCGCGAGTTCGTACCCGCGCTCGGGTACGAGACGGGTCTCGAGGCCGCGCTCCGTGCCCAGGGCCGTGATGCCCACGGTCGGATCCTGCCTGCGCAGGGCATCCGCGAGGGCGAGCGCGGGCTCGATGTGGCCCGCGGTTCCTCCGCCGGCGAGTACGACATGCACCGAAATTCACCGCTCTCCGGACGAGCGCGCCGCCGAGGCGCGCCGTCGCATCGTGTTCCATCTCCGGGGACTCCGACCGGAACCGGTTCCCCCAGTCCCCCGCTTTCTACCAAAGCGGGGTTGCCGCATCGCAAGCGCTGCCCGCGCAGCGGGCTCGTCTCGCGCGAAGGCGATCAGCAGCCCGATGGCGAACATGGTCGGCAGCAGGGCGGATCCCCCGTAGGAGAACAGCGGGAGGGGGACGCCGGCGATCGGCAGCAGACCGAGCACCGCACCGATGTTGATCACGGCCTGGGCCGTGATCCAGGTGGTCACACCTCCCGCGGCATACCTCACGAAGGGGTCCTCCGTGCGTCCGGCCACGCGGATACCCGCATAGCCTAGAGCCGCGAAGAGGGCGAGTACCGACAGCGTCCCCGCCAGGCCCAGTTCCTCACCGGTGACGGCGAAGATGAAGTCGGTGTGGGCTTCGGGGAGTTGACCCCATTTCTCCACACTCGCACCCAGCCCGGAGCCGAAAATTCCGCCGGAGGCGAGAGCGTAGATGCCGTGCACGGCCTGCCAGCAGTCGACGGGTCCCGACTGGGGTTCGGTGGCGCCGAGGCACTGCAGGCGCGCCATGCGGTTCGGGCTGGTCTTGATGAGGATCAGGCCGAGTACGGCGGCGATGGACAGCACTCCGGCGAACAGGCGCGTGGGCGCGCCGGCCAGCCAGAGCAGGCCGAACAGGATGGCCGTGAGGATGATCGCGGTGCCCATGTCGCCACCGATCATGATCAGACCGAGCAGCATGAAGGCGGCCGGGACCAGCGGGACGAGCATGTGCTTCCACTGGGTCAGCAGCCTCTTGTCCTGCTTGCGGGCGAGCAGGTCGGCGCCCCACAGCACGAGGGCGAGCTTGCCGAACTCGCTGGGCTGGATCTGGAAGGAGCCGCCGAGCGCGATCCAGTTCTGGTTGCCGTTGACCGACACTCCTATCCCGGGGACCTGCACCAGGGTCATGAGGAAGACGGCGCCGGCGAGGATCGGATAGGCCAGGGCCCGGTGCAGCTTCACCGGCATCCGCGAGGCGGCGAACAGCAGTCCGGCGCCGAGTACGGCTGCGAGCAGCTGCTTGCGGAAGAAGTACGAGCCCGGCAGCGACATCTGCAGCGCGGTGATCTGGGAGGCCGAGTAGACCATCACCAGGCCCAGCACGGTGATCAGCGCACTGCCGCCGAAGATGAGGTAGTAGGCGGTCAGCGGCCGGTCCCAGCCCCTGCGCGCACGGGTGTAGAAGGCCAGGACGCGGTTCTCGCGGGCGAGCCGGGGCGACGCGGGGCGCTTGGGAGTGCGGGGGACCGGAGGCCGTCCGGTGCGGCTGGTGGGCATCGCCGCTCACCCCGCCGTGCCGGGAGGCAACGTTCCGTAGCGAACGCTCCCCGGCCGCTCGGGCACCAGCCACATCCGTGTCACGCGTCCCTCCCAGATACGCCCGGCACCGCCGCCGGGCGAGGCGGACCCGGGTCAGCCGTCGACGGAGCCGAGCTCGCGAACGGCGTCCGCGAAAGCGTCCCCGCGCTTGTTGTAGTTGGCGAACATGTCCATGGAGGCACAGGCCGGAGCCAGCAGTACCGTGTCACCGGCGTGAGCGAGCCGCCGCGCCTCCTGGACCGCCGCACGCATCGCCCCAGTGTCGGTCCGGTCCAGGTCGACGACCGGTACTTCCGGGGCGTGTCGCGCCAGGGCTTCGCGGATCAGCGCGCGGTCCGCGCCGATCAGCACGACCCCGCGCAGCCGCGGCGCCGACTTGGCGACCAGCTCGTCGAAGGTCGCGCCCTTGGCGAGCCCGCCCGCGATCCACACGATCGACTCGTAGGCGGCCAACGAGGCTTGTGCGGCGTGAGTGTTGGTGGCCTTGGAGTCGTCGACGTAGGCGACCCCGTCCACGTCGGCCACGTGCGCGATGCGGTGGGCGTCCGGGGTGAACGCCCGCAGGCCGTCCCGTACGGCCTTGGCGGGCACGCCGTACGCCCGCGCGAGGGCCGCCGCCGCGAGGGCGTTGGCGATGTTGTGCGGGGCCGGCGGGTTGACGTCGGCGACCTCGGCGAGCTCCTGGGCGTTCTTCTGCCGGTTCTCGACGAAGGCGCGGTCGACCAGGATGCCTTCGACGACGCCGAGTTGGGACGGTGCGGGCGTGCCGCGGGTGAAGCCGATGGCCCGGCAGCCCTCCTCGACGTCGGCCTCGCGCACCAGGTCCTCGGTGGCCTTGTCGGCGGCGTTGTAGACGCAGGCGACGCGATTGCCCTCGTAGATACGGCCCTTGTCGGCGGCGTACGCCTCCATGGAGCCGTGCCAGTCGAGGTGGTCGGGGGCGAGGTTGAGCACGGCGGCCGAGTGGGCGCGCAGCGACGGCGCCCAGTGGAGCTGGTAGCTGGACAGCTCCACGGCCAGTACGTCGTACTGCTCGTCGCCGAGGACCGCGTCCAGCAGGGAGACGCCGATGTTGCCGACGGCGGCCGTGCGCAGGCCCGCCGCCTTCAGGATCGAGGCGAGCATCTGGACGGTGGTGGTCTTGCCGTTGGTGCCCGTGACGGCGAGCCACGGGGCCGCGTCGGGACCGCGCAGGCGCCAGGCCAGCTCGACGTCGCCCCAGACGGGGACGCCCGCCTTCGCCGCCGCCGCGAACAGCGGCTTGTCCGGCTTCCAGCCGGGCGCGGTGACGATCAGCTCGGTGCCCTCGGGCAGGGTGTCGCCGTCACCGAGGCGCACGGTGATGCCGAGCGCCTCCAGTTCGGCGGCCTGCGCCTGCGCGCGCTCGTCGGCGCCGTCGTTGACGGCCGTGACGATCGCGCCGAGGCCGTGCAGCACCTTGGCCGCCGGGACGCCGGAGACGCCGAGCCCGGCGACGGTGACGTGCTTGCCCTTGAGCTCCGAAGACACCGAGGTGGTCACTTGTCCGCTGCCCATCCTGCATAGAAGAGGCCCAGTCCGACGATCACACAAATGCCCTGAATGATCCAGAAGCGGACCACGACGAGCACTTCGGACCAGCCCTTGAGTTCGAAGTGGTGCTGGAGTGGCGCCATCCGGAAGACGCGCTTACCGGTGAGGCGGAAGGAGCCGACCTGGATCACCACGGACATGGTGATCAGGACGAAGAGGCCGCCGAGGATGGCGAGCAGCAGTTCGGTGCGGGAGCAGATCGCGAGGCCGGCGAGCACACCGCCGAGCGCGAGCGAACCGGTGTCGCCCATGAAGATCTTGGCCGGCGAGGTGTTCCACCACAGGAAGCCCAGGCAGGCGCCCATCAGCGCGGAGGCGACCACCGCGAGGTCGAGGGGATCACGCACCTCGTAGCAGGCGCCCGGGTTGGTCAGCGTCTGCGCGTTGGCGCAGGACTCCTGGAACTGCCAGACGCCGATGAAGGTGTAGGCGCCGAAGACGAGCACCGAGGCGCCGGTGGCCAGACCGTCCAGACCGTCGGTGAGGTTCACGCCGTTCGACATCGCGAGGATCATGAACAGCGCCCAGACGACGAACAGCACGGGTCCGATCGTCCAGCCGAAGTCCGTGATGAACGACAGCTTCGTGGAGGCCGGGGTGTTGCCGCGGTTGTCCGCGAACTGCAGCGAGAGCACCGCGAAGGCGATGCCGACGATCAGCTGGCCGGCCATCTTCGCCTTGGCCCGCAGACCCAGCGAACGCCGCTTGACGATCTTGATGTAGTCGTCGAGGAAGCCGACCAGGCCCATGCCGACCATCAGACCGAGCACCAGCAGACCCGAGAAGGTCGGCGCCGCGTCGGCCTCCGGGTCCAGATAGCCCGTGATCACCTTGGCCAGGAAGTACGCGGCGACCGTCGCCAGGATGAAGGCGATACCGCCCATGGTCGGCGTACCGCGCTTGCTGGCGTGCTCGCGCGGGCCGTCGTCGCGGATGTACTGGCCGTAGCCCTTGCGCGCGAGCAGCTTGATCAGCAGCGGGGTGCCGACCAGTGTCAGGAAGAGGCCAATGACTCCTGCGAACAGGATCTGCTTCATCATCGGGCGGAAACCTCACCCTCGGCACCGGACTCGAGCAGCGCCTGGGCCACGCTCTCGAGGCCGACCGAACGGGACGCCTTCACGAGTACGACGTCCCCCGGGCGCAACTCGCTGCGCAACAGGTCGACCGCCGCCTGTGCGTCGGACACGTGCACCGACTCCTCACCCCACGAACCCTCGTTATATGCGCCCAGTTGCAGCCAGGCGGCTTCCCTGCCACCGACCGCGACGAGCTTGCTGACGTTGAGCCGGACGGCGAGCCGTCCGACCGCGTCGTGCTCGGCGAGAGCCTCGTCCCCGAGCTCGGCCATCTTGCCGAGCACCGCCCACGTACGACGCCCCTTGCCGATCGCCGCGAGCGCGCGCAGAGCGGCCCGCATGGACTCGGGGTTCGCGTTGTAGGCGTCGTTGACGACCGTCACGCCGTCCGGGCGCTCGGTGACCTCCATCCGCCAGCGGGAGAGGGAGCCCGCCTCGGAGAGCGCGACGGCGATCTCGTCTGCGGACATGCCCAACTCGTGGGCGACGGCGGCCGCGGCGAGCGCGTTCGACACGTGGTGCTCACCGTACAGGCGCATGGTCACATCGCTTGCACCGGAGGGTGTGTGAAGCCTGAACGCGGGCTGTCCCGTGTCCGTGAGTCGCACGTTCTCGGCGGACACGTCCGCTTCGTCGGACTCTCCGAAAAGGATCACCTTCGCCTTCGTGCGGGTGGCCATGGCCCGCACGTAGGGGTCGTCCGCGTTGAGGACGGCGGTCCCGTCCTCCGGGAGGGCCTCGACGAGTTCGCCCTTGGCCTGTGCGATCTGCTCACGGCCGCCGAACTCGCCGATGTGGGCGCTGCCGACGTTGAGGACCAGGCCGATCTTCGGGGGCGTCAGACCGGCGAGGTAGCGGATGTGGCCGATGCCGCGGGCGCCCATCTCCAGGACCAGGAACCGGGTCTCCTCGGTGGCGCTGAGCGCGGTCAGCGGCAGTCCGATCTCGTTGTTGAGCGAGCCGGGCGTGAACACCGTCGGCGCCTTGCGCTGGAGCACCTGCGCGATGAGGTCCTTGGTGCTGGTCTTGCCCGCCGAGCCGGTGAGGGCGACGAGCGTGGCGCCGAGACGTCGTACGACGTGCCGCGCGAGGGCGCCGAGGGCGGTCTGGACGTCGTCCACGACGATCGCGGGCACGCCGACGGGCCGGGTGCCGAGCACGGCCACCGCTCCCGCCTCGACGACCGCGGCCGCGAAGTCGTGGCCGTCCACGCGCTCGCCGGCGAAGGCGGCGAACAGGCTGCCCGGCCCCGCCTCGCGGGAGTCCCGGACGACCGGGCCGGTGACCTGGACGGTCGGATCCGGTATGTCGTGCGTCTGCCCGCCGACGACTTCTGCGATCTCGGCGAGGGAGAGGGCGATCACAAGTTCATCCCCTGGATCATGCGGGATTTCATCCCTGGGTCTTCTGAATGGCTTCGCGAAGCACCTGGCGGTCGTCGAAGGGACGGACCACCCCGGCGATGTCCTGGCCCTGCTCGTGGCCCTTGCCCGCGACCAGCACGGTGTCGCCGGGCTCGGCACG
The genomic region above belongs to Streptomyces coeruleorubidus and contains:
- the murG gene encoding undecaprenyldiphospho-muramoylpentapeptide beta-N-acetylglucosaminyltransferase, with product MHVVLAGGGTAGHIEPALALADALRRQDPTVGITALGTERGLETRLVPERGYELALIPAVPLPRKPTPELITVPGRLRGTIKATEQILERTKADAVVGFGGYVALPGYLAAKRLGVPIVIHEANARPGLANKIGSRYASQVAVSTPDSKLRGARYIGIPLRRSIATLDRAAVRPEARAAFGLDPNLPTLLVSGGSQGARRLNEVVQTVAPWLQQAGIQILHAVGPKNELLRVQQMPGMPPYIPVSYLDRMDLAYAAADMMLCRAGAMTVAELSAVGLPAAYVPLPIGNGEQRLNAQPVVKAGGGLLVDDAELTPEWVQQNVLPVLADPHRLYQMSRAAAEFGRRDADDLLVGMVYEAIAASRAHR
- the ftsW gene encoding putative lipid II flippase FtsW, with the protein product MPTSRTGRPPVPRTPKRPASPRLARENRVLAFYTRARRGWDRPLTAYYLIFGGSALITVLGLVMVYSASQITALQMSLPGSYFFRKQLLAAVLGAGLLFAASRMPVKLHRALAYPILAGAVFLMTLVQVPGIGVSVNGNQNWIALGGSFQIQPSEFGKLALVLWGADLLARKQDKRLLTQWKHMLVPLVPAAFMLLGLIMIGGDMGTAIILTAILFGLLWLAGAPTRLFAGVLSIAAVLGLILIKTSPNRMARLQCLGATEPQSGPVDCWQAVHGIYALASGGIFGSGLGASVEKWGQLPEAHTDFIFAVTGEELGLAGTLSVLALFAALGYAGIRVAGRTEDPFVRYAAGGVTTWITAQAVINIGAVLGLLPIAGVPLPLFSYGGSALLPTMFAIGLLIAFARDEPAARAALAMRQPRFGRKRGTGGTGSGRSPRRWNTMRRRASAARSSGER
- the murD gene encoding UDP-N-acetylmuramoyl-L-alanine--D-glutamate ligase, whose product is MGSGQVTTSVSSELKGKHVTVAGLGVSGVPAAKVLHGLGAIVTAVNDGADERAQAQAAELEALGITVRLGDGDTLPEGTELIVTAPGWKPDKPLFAAAAKAGVPVWGDVELAWRLRGPDAAPWLAVTGTNGKTTTVQMLASILKAAGLRTAAVGNIGVSLLDAVLGDEQYDVLAVELSSYQLHWAPSLRAHSAAVLNLAPDHLDWHGSMEAYAADKGRIYEGNRVACVYNAADKATEDLVREADVEEGCRAIGFTRGTPAPSQLGVVEGILVDRAFVENRQKNAQELAEVADVNPPAPHNIANALAAAALARAYGVPAKAVRDGLRAFTPDAHRIAHVADVDGVAYVDDSKATNTHAAQASLAAYESIVWIAGGLAKGATFDELVAKSAPRLRGVVLIGADRALIREALARHAPEVPVVDLDRTDTGAMRAAVQEARRLAHAGDTVLLAPACASMDMFANYNKRGDAFADAVRELGSVDG
- the mraY gene encoding phospho-N-acetylmuramoyl-pentapeptide-transferase → MKQILFAGVIGLFLTLVGTPLLIKLLARKGYGQYIRDDGPREHASKRGTPTMGGIAFILATVAAYFLAKVITGYLDPEADAAPTFSGLLVLGLMVGMGLVGFLDDYIKIVKRRSLGLRAKAKMAGQLIVGIAFAVLSLQFADNRGNTPASTKLSFITDFGWTIGPVLFVVWALFMILAMSNGVNLTDGLDGLATGASVLVFGAYTFIGVWQFQESCANAQTLTNPGACYEVRDPLDLAVVASALMGACLGFLWWNTSPAKIFMGDTGSLALGGVLAGLAICSRTELLLAILGGLFVLITMSVVIQVGSFRLTGKRVFRMAPLQHHFELKGWSEVLVVVRFWIIQGICVIVGLGLFYAGWAADK